One genomic window of candidate division WOR-3 bacterium includes the following:
- a CDS encoding bifunctional nuclease family protein: MGRRRTCVIEVRVEGILLDNVNNSPVVLLRERDGDRVLPIFVGPLEASAIAYALEKTKFPRPLTLDLMRLMVEGLQGRVRRVIVTKLENETFFAEVVLETGDRVIAIDARPSDSVGLALRCEAPIYVAEPVMEKAGQWITAQDEDRLKELREKMRTMAPENFGNYRM, translated from the coding sequence CTGGGTCGCCGAAGAACCTGCGTGATCGAAGTCCGCGTCGAAGGCATACTCCTCGACAATGTGAACAACTCGCCGGTCGTGCTCCTGCGCGAGCGCGACGGCGATCGCGTTCTGCCGATTTTCGTCGGCCCGCTTGAGGCCTCGGCCATCGCCTACGCCCTCGAAAAGACGAAGTTCCCCCGGCCGCTGACGCTCGATCTCATGCGGCTGATGGTCGAAGGACTGCAGGGACGTGTCCGCCGCGTGATAGTGACCAAACTGGAAAACGAAACCTTCTTCGCCGAGGTGGTTCTGGAAACCGGCGACCGGGTTATAGCGATAGACGCTCGGCCGTCGGATTCGGTCGGCCTCGCCCTGCGCTGCGAGGCACCTATATACGTCGCCGAACCGGTGATGGAAAAGGCCGGCCAGTGGATCACGGCCCAGGACGAGGACCGGCTCAAAGAACTGCGCGAGAAGATGCGGACCATGGCCCCGGAGAACTTCGGCAACTACCGGATGTAG